CGCTGGACACCCTGACCTTCCTCTACCGCGTGCCCTGCGCGCGCGGCGTGGATCCACGCGTGTACCTGATCCGCCGCGGCACCGTGCGCGCCGTCGTCTCGGCGCCAGACTCGCAGGCGGAGCAGCGGAGACTGGCGCGATTGGCGGAGGAGCACTTCGGCCAACCCGAGCCGAACAGCGCGCTCGTTTCCAAGCACCAGGTGGACGAAATCCTCCTGATCGCGCGCTGGTTCCGCATGAATCCGCGCGAGCTGGAGGCCACCGTCGCGCCCGAACGCGTAGATGCGGTCCCGCTCAGCGCGTGAGCTCCGCGCGGGTGGCACACGCGTTGCGCCCGCGCAGGGCCGTTCCGCGTGCGCGCGGCCCCTGACCATCACAGACCAAGGCATCCAGATGCGGAGCACCCTCCGCACCCTGCTCCTCCTCATCGTCGCCGCGCTCCCGGCGTGCGACGACGCGCGCCCCGAAGCGGCGGCGCTGGCGCCCACCGACAGCGCGGCGCGCGATGAAGACCCGCGCGCCATCTACGGCGCCACCAGCGCGGAGAACGTCCGCGTCACGCCGGTGGAGATCGAAGTCGCCGACCTTCCGGCCGGGTGGAACGGGATGAAGATCGCCGCCCTCTCCGACTTCCAGCTCGGCCTCTGGCCGGACAACGAAAAGGTCGCTACCTCCGCCGTGCGCCGCGCCCTCGCCGAGAAGCCGGACATCGTGGTGCTGCTGGGCGACTACGTGGCTCGCGGCGACGACTACGCGGCGCTCGACCGCATCCTGGCCCCGCTGCGGGGCACTCCCGTCTTCGCCGTCTTGGGCCACGAAGACGAGGACGACGACCCCGGCGGCAAGCCGGACAGCACGCAGATCCGCACGGTGGAAGCGCTGCAGCGCAACGGGGTGCGCGTCCTTCGCAACGCCCGCGCCCCCTTCGGCCGCAACGGCGACACGGCGTACATCGCCGGAGTGGAGCCCTTCACCCCCCGCCGCCC
Above is a window of Longimicrobium sp. DNA encoding:
- a CDS encoding metallophosphoesterase produces the protein MRSTLRTLLLLIVAALPACDDARPEAAALAPTDSAARDEDPRAIYGATSAENVRVTPVEIEVADLPAGWNGMKIAALSDFQLGLWPDNEKVATSAVRRALAEKPDIVVLLGDYVARGDDYAALDRILAPLRGTPVFAVLGHEDEDDDPGGKPDSTQIRTVEALQRNGVRVLRNARAPFGRNGDTAYIAGVEPFTPRRPEWRQAEIYGGIPGGPRTPLLLAHFPATGLSVPKDKYAAVLTGHTFCGRMEVPGTPRLTWVNTELYPGTPEPDKRRIFRVKGSTLFITCGVGYGFIPVRFGSPPEVAMVTLRGFNTKAAADSARAAAVPGEANVDSLLQVYGRRDTTATPIDTTGGVAP